One Anoplopoma fimbria isolate UVic2021 breed Golden Eagle Sablefish chromosome 2, Afim_UVic_2022, whole genome shotgun sequence DNA window includes the following coding sequences:
- the zgc:123258 gene encoding signal peptide peptidase-like 2A isoform X2, with protein sequence MERAVRFIFVSLVVFVSKISCQEAILHISNGNIDKEYCIVHNQSWTPLSQTLDAAFQFPLVNMTYTVLCDTSGVSPGVLKGKAVVVMRGDCEFSQKALVAQSLGATTLLIASKTLLITPSANDSEYSKIHIPLALMRDRDFLEAQKVFGEGMQAKLYAPPHSKIDPSIAVMLLIAIVTVALGGFWSGACERDRLNGAVAGGGGGESKADSGDIFLYSPLKVVIFVAMMCGMLVLMYFFYNVLVYVIIAIFCMASASALFSCLDAVMDLIGCGTGSFSIRNYNFSVRSLILAAVCISIAVVWGVYRNEDRWIWILQDLLGIAFCLNFMKTISLSNFKICVILLSLLLVYDVFFVFITPFFTKNGVSIMVQVALGPDASGEKTQGNMVEVPAEPQAPSEKLPVVMRVPRFTAWAQNLCGMQFSILGYGDIIVPGLLVAYCSRFDVWINSRKKIYFVCCCIAYLLGMIVTFAVMLLSGMGQPALLYLVPFTLITSAVVAGCRGEMRQFWAGTTYEVLDSSREPLLPEGRTDRCIGEEC encoded by the exons ATGGAGAGAGCCGTCAGATTCATCTTCGTGTCGCTGGTTGTCTTTGTATCGAAG ATAAGCTGCCAAGAGGCGATCTTGCACATTTCAAATGGAAACATAGATAAGGAGTACTGTATCGTCCACAATCAGTCCTGGACCCCTCTGTCACAAACCCTTGATGCTGCT TTTCAGTTTCCACTGGTGAATATGACCTACACTGTCCTGTGTGACACCTCTGGGGTCAGTCCAGGTGTGCTAAAGGGCAAAGCGGTGGTTGTGATGAGGGGGGACTGTGAATTCAGCCAGAAAGCCCTGGTTGCTCAGAGCCTTGGAGCAACAACTCTGCTCATTGCCAGCAAAACATTATTG ATCACTCCATCAGCCAATGACTCAGAGTATTCAAAGATACATATTCCTCTGGCTCTCATGAGGGACAGGGACTTTCTTGAAGCACAGAAG GTGTTTGGTGAAGGGATGCAGGCGAAGCTTTATGCTCCACCTCACTCAAAGATTGATCCAAGCATTGCAGTCATGCTACTGATTGCCATCGTCACAGTCGCCTTGGGCGGCTTCTGGAGCGGAGCGTGTGAGAG gGACCGGTTGAATGGTGCTGttgcagggggaggagggggagagagcaAAGCAGACAGCGGAGATATTTTCCTGTACTCTCCTCTCAAAGTGGTCATCTTTGTTGCCATGATGTGTGGGATGCTGGTCCTCATGTACTTCTTCTACAACGTCCTTG TTTACGTCATTATTGCTATATTCTGCATGGCGTCTGCCTCTGCACTCTTCAGCTGTCTAGATGCAGTGATGGATTTAATTGGTTGTGGCACTGGGAG cTTCTCCATCCGAAATTACAACTTCTCTGTGAGGTCGCTCATTCTGGCTGCTGTGTGTATTAGCATTGCTGTGGTCTGGGGCGTCTACAGGAATGAAGACAG ATGGATCTGGATCTTGCAGGACCTCCTTGGCATTGCTTTCTGCCTCAACTTCATGAAGACCATTTCACTGTCCAACTTCAAG ATCTGTGTGATTCTGCTGAGCCTCCTGCTTGTGTATGACGTCTTCTTCGTTTTCATCACTCCTTTCTTCACCAAG AATGGAGTTAGCATTATGGTGCAGGTTGCCCTGGGCCCGGATGCTTCAGGAGAAAAG ACGCAAGGTAACATGGTGGAGGTCCCTGCTGAACCCCAGGCTCCCTCTGAGAAA ctGCCGGTCGTCATGCGTGTCCCTCGGTTCACAGCGTGGGCTCAGAACCTGTGTGGGATGCAGTTCTCCATTCTGGGTTACGGAGATATCATTGTTCCAG GTCTCCTGGTTGCCTACTGCAGCAGATTTGATGTTTGGATCAACAGTCGCAAGAAGATCTACTTTGTCTGCTGCTGCATAG CCTATCTGCTGGGAATGATTGTCACATTTGCAGTGATGCTGCTGTCAGGGATGGGCCAGCCCGCACTACTCTACCTGGTGCCCTTCACCCTGATAACCTCCGCCGTGGTGGCTGGGTGCCGGGGAGAGATGAGGCAGTTCTGGGCGGGAACCACCTATGAG GTCTTGGACTCGTCAAGGGAACCTTTGCTACCAG AGGGAAGAACTGACCGCTGCATAGGAGAAGAATGCTGA
- the wdr93 gene encoding WD repeat-containing protein 93: MSMYTREGTPDSEMEAACKTKTSRKKTPSLEPSGATQLPVGTNCLACSEDGRYLSLGHSQGLSVWCASSLISAAEWQQDGLEITSIEMSRMSETAYLLGTVDDMGVARVFAYHCEGIHLLSVINIMENINKRSICLTFDLSEGGDYGAASISCNGAICLEVYHFPSEAWLKEIEMAISQKQDPNSSEDVEVKWSPVAVVIKIKPPIIPAGTGLDGPLEVFQMTDFFTHCLALDVDTSSSRQREEQCFNRDPGQTKEKNESPRRCTQHFLLPCGQFPGGSKAKSQPAELPVAVCVWWSGSHNVLQYFLQKAPKNKTDVEPMPDVLWPNAKEILCSDVSRCSRYIALGLDDALVCVWDRQSGSPLSVVLVSAADSAFSRMHFVDNCPEPADVCKTFTAANVCLLVLCKSGAIHTVTAGRGAQSCSVQLSKRPKDSGDLPTVTASMPFLQSLSLVVQRNGTMFLQDVINRITVCSLILPTSHLIATPCNPVYALNTKQQTLFIQGEQDTSCSASSTVESQSQLFIFRFGQPDIIKRYIVSLPESPRQLNTLSSATLEETCNLYLQQRALSVDERNKALMQTWKQLQETAVMVQQRHSRAAAS; encoded by the exons ATGTCCATGTACACAAGAGAAGGAACCCCAGACTCAGAAATGGAAGCAGCTTGCAAAACAAAGACATCCAGAAAGAAAACGCCTAGTTTGGAACCGTCCGGTGCAACACAG CTTCCAGTAGGCACCAACTGCCTGGCGTGCTCGGAAGACGGCAGGTACCTCAGCCTGGGTCACTCCCAGGGCTTGTCTGTGTGGTGCGCATCCTCTCTGATCTCTGCTGCAGAGTGGCAGCAGGACGGACTGGAAATCACATCTATTGAAATGAGCAGAATGTCTGAGACAGCCTATCTGCTTGGCACTGTTGATGATATGG GTGTTGCCAGAGTCTTTGCATATCACTGTGAAGGTATTCACCTCCTTAGTGTTATTAACATCATG gaaaatatcaacaaaaggAGCATTTGCTTGACATTCGACTTGTCCGAAGGGGGAGATTATGGAGCTGCTTCAATCAGCT GTAACGGTGCCATTTGTCTCGAGGTTTATCACTTCCCCTCAGAAGCATGGCTGAAAGAGATAGAGATGGCAATATCACAAAAACAG GACCCAAACTCATCTGAAGATGTGGAGGTGAAATGGTCTCCAGTTGCAGTTGTGATTAAAATCAAGCCACCCATAATTCCAGCAG GGACGGGATTGGATGGTCCACTTGAGGTGTTCCAGATGACAGATTTTTTTACACACTGTTTGGCTCTGGATGTAGACACCAGCAGCAGTCGTCAACGGGAGGAGCAGTGTTTTAACAGAGATCCAGgacaaacaaaggaaaaaaatgaaagcccAAG ACGTTGCACCCAGCACTTCCTTCTGCCTTGTGGTCAGTTTCCTGGTGGCAGTAAAGCAAAGTCTCAGCCAG CAGAATTGCctgttgctgtctgtgtgtggtggAGTGGCAGCCATAATGTTCTTCAGTATTTCCTGCAAAAAGCACCCAAGAACAAAACAG ATGTGGAACCCATGCCAGATGTTTTGTGGCCAAATGCAAAGGAAATCCTCTGCTCTGATGTGAGCAGATGCAGCCGTTACATAGCTCTTGGGCTTGATGAtgctttggtgtgtgtgtgggacagGCAGTCTG GGTCTCCATTATCGGTTGTCTTAGTGTCAGCAGCAGACAGCGCCTTCTCCAGGATGCATTTTGTGGATAACTGTCCCGAGCCTGCTGATGTTTGCAAGACTTTTACTGCAGCAAATGTCTGTCTTTTGGTGTTGTGTAAAAGTGGAGCAATTCATACGGTCACCGCAGGAAGAGGGGCACAATCCTGCTCAGTGCAGCTCTCTAAAAG GCCAAAAGACAGCGGGGACCTTCCAACTGTCACTGCATCAATGCCGTTCCTGCAGAGTTTG TCGCTTGTGGTGCAAAGAAATGGAACAATGTTCCTCCAAGATGTCATCAACAGAATCACTGTTTGCTCCTTGATTCTTCCCACATCTCATCTGATTGCCACTCCATGCAATCCTGTTTATGCTCTgaacaccaaacagcagactcTGTTCATACAAG GTGAACAAGACACCAGCTGCAGTGCGTCTTCTACAGTAGAAAGCCAGAGTCAGCTTTTCATCTTCCGTTTTGGACAGCCTGACATTATCAAGCGGTATATAGTTTCACTTCCAGAGTCTCCACGACAACTAAACACACTGAGCTCTGCAACTCTGGAGGAAACCTGCAATCTCTATCTCCAGCAAAG AGCGCTGTCTGTGGATGAAAGGAACAAAGCTCTTATGCAGACATGGAAGCAGCTACAGGAAACTGCAGTAATGGTACAACAGAGAcacagcagagctgcagccagctga
- the zgc:123258 gene encoding signal peptide peptidase-like 2A isoform X4, with amino-acid sequence MERAVRFIFVSLVVFVSKISCQEAILHISNGNIDKEYCIVHNQSWTPLSQTLDAAFQFPLVNMTYTVLCDTSGVSPGVLKGKAVVVMRGDCEFSQKALVAQSLGATTLLIASKTLLITPSANDSEYSKIHIPLALMRDRDFLEAQKVFGEGMQAKLYAPPHSKIDPSIAVMLLIAIVTVALGGFWSGACERDRLNGAVAGGGGGESKADSGDIFLYSPLKVVIFVAMMCGMLVLMYFFYNVLVYVIIAIFCMASASALFSCLDAVMDLIGCGTGSFSIRNYNFSVRSLILAAVCISIAVVWGVYRNEDRWIWILQDLLGIAFCLNFMKTISLSNFKICVILLSLLLVYDVFFVFITPFFTKNGVSIMVQVALGPDASGEKTQGNMVEVPAEPQAPSEKLPVVMRVPRFTAWAQNLCGMQFSILGYGDIIVPGLLVAYCSRFDVWINSRKKIYFVCCCIAYLLGMIVTFAVMLLSGMGQPALLYLVPFTLITSAVVAGCRGEMRQFWAGTTYEREELTAA; translated from the exons ATGGAGAGAGCCGTCAGATTCATCTTCGTGTCGCTGGTTGTCTTTGTATCGAAG ATAAGCTGCCAAGAGGCGATCTTGCACATTTCAAATGGAAACATAGATAAGGAGTACTGTATCGTCCACAATCAGTCCTGGACCCCTCTGTCACAAACCCTTGATGCTGCT TTTCAGTTTCCACTGGTGAATATGACCTACACTGTCCTGTGTGACACCTCTGGGGTCAGTCCAGGTGTGCTAAAGGGCAAAGCGGTGGTTGTGATGAGGGGGGACTGTGAATTCAGCCAGAAAGCCCTGGTTGCTCAGAGCCTTGGAGCAACAACTCTGCTCATTGCCAGCAAAACATTATTG ATCACTCCATCAGCCAATGACTCAGAGTATTCAAAGATACATATTCCTCTGGCTCTCATGAGGGACAGGGACTTTCTTGAAGCACAGAAG GTGTTTGGTGAAGGGATGCAGGCGAAGCTTTATGCTCCACCTCACTCAAAGATTGATCCAAGCATTGCAGTCATGCTACTGATTGCCATCGTCACAGTCGCCTTGGGCGGCTTCTGGAGCGGAGCGTGTGAGAG gGACCGGTTGAATGGTGCTGttgcagggggaggagggggagagagcaAAGCAGACAGCGGAGATATTTTCCTGTACTCTCCTCTCAAAGTGGTCATCTTTGTTGCCATGATGTGTGGGATGCTGGTCCTCATGTACTTCTTCTACAACGTCCTTG TTTACGTCATTATTGCTATATTCTGCATGGCGTCTGCCTCTGCACTCTTCAGCTGTCTAGATGCAGTGATGGATTTAATTGGTTGTGGCACTGGGAG cTTCTCCATCCGAAATTACAACTTCTCTGTGAGGTCGCTCATTCTGGCTGCTGTGTGTATTAGCATTGCTGTGGTCTGGGGCGTCTACAGGAATGAAGACAG ATGGATCTGGATCTTGCAGGACCTCCTTGGCATTGCTTTCTGCCTCAACTTCATGAAGACCATTTCACTGTCCAACTTCAAG ATCTGTGTGATTCTGCTGAGCCTCCTGCTTGTGTATGACGTCTTCTTCGTTTTCATCACTCCTTTCTTCACCAAG AATGGAGTTAGCATTATGGTGCAGGTTGCCCTGGGCCCGGATGCTTCAGGAGAAAAG ACGCAAGGTAACATGGTGGAGGTCCCTGCTGAACCCCAGGCTCCCTCTGAGAAA ctGCCGGTCGTCATGCGTGTCCCTCGGTTCACAGCGTGGGCTCAGAACCTGTGTGGGATGCAGTTCTCCATTCTGGGTTACGGAGATATCATTGTTCCAG GTCTCCTGGTTGCCTACTGCAGCAGATTTGATGTTTGGATCAACAGTCGCAAGAAGATCTACTTTGTCTGCTGCTGCATAG CCTATCTGCTGGGAATGATTGTCACATTTGCAGTGATGCTGCTGTCAGGGATGGGCCAGCCCGCACTACTCTACCTGGTGCCCTTCACCCTGATAACCTCCGCCGTGGTGGCTGGGTGCCGGGGAGAGATGAGGCAGTTCTGGGCGGGAACCACCTATGAG AGGGAAGAACTGACCGCTGCATAG
- the zgc:123258 gene encoding signal peptide peptidase-like 2A isoform X1, whose translation MERAVRFIFVSLVVFVSKISCQEAILHISNGNIDKEYCIVHNQSWTPLSQTLDAAFQFPLVNMTYTVLCDTSGVSPGVLKGKAVVVMRGDCEFSQKALVAQSLGATTLLIASKTLLITPSANDSEYSKIHIPLALMRDRDFLEAQKVFGEGMQAKLYAPPHSKIDPSIAVMLLIAIVTVALGGFWSGACERDRLNGAVAGGGGGESKADSGDIFLYSPLKVVIFVAMMCGMLVLMYFFYNVLVYVIIAIFCMASASALFSCLDAVMDLIGCGTGSFSIRNYNFSVRSLILAAVCISIAVVWGVYRNEDRWIWILQDLLGIAFCLNFMKTISLSNFKICVILLSLLLVYDVFFVFITPFFTKNGVSIMVQVALGPDASGEKTQGNMVEVPAEPQAPSEKLPVVMRVPRFTAWAQNLCGMQFSILGYGDIIVPGLLVAYCSRFDVWINSRKKIYFVCCCIAYLLGMIVTFAVMLLSGMGQPALLYLVPFTLITSAVVAGCRGEMRQFWAGTTYEVRGPVLDSSREPLLPEGRTDRCIGEEC comes from the exons ATGGAGAGAGCCGTCAGATTCATCTTCGTGTCGCTGGTTGTCTTTGTATCGAAG ATAAGCTGCCAAGAGGCGATCTTGCACATTTCAAATGGAAACATAGATAAGGAGTACTGTATCGTCCACAATCAGTCCTGGACCCCTCTGTCACAAACCCTTGATGCTGCT TTTCAGTTTCCACTGGTGAATATGACCTACACTGTCCTGTGTGACACCTCTGGGGTCAGTCCAGGTGTGCTAAAGGGCAAAGCGGTGGTTGTGATGAGGGGGGACTGTGAATTCAGCCAGAAAGCCCTGGTTGCTCAGAGCCTTGGAGCAACAACTCTGCTCATTGCCAGCAAAACATTATTG ATCACTCCATCAGCCAATGACTCAGAGTATTCAAAGATACATATTCCTCTGGCTCTCATGAGGGACAGGGACTTTCTTGAAGCACAGAAG GTGTTTGGTGAAGGGATGCAGGCGAAGCTTTATGCTCCACCTCACTCAAAGATTGATCCAAGCATTGCAGTCATGCTACTGATTGCCATCGTCACAGTCGCCTTGGGCGGCTTCTGGAGCGGAGCGTGTGAGAG gGACCGGTTGAATGGTGCTGttgcagggggaggagggggagagagcaAAGCAGACAGCGGAGATATTTTCCTGTACTCTCCTCTCAAAGTGGTCATCTTTGTTGCCATGATGTGTGGGATGCTGGTCCTCATGTACTTCTTCTACAACGTCCTTG TTTACGTCATTATTGCTATATTCTGCATGGCGTCTGCCTCTGCACTCTTCAGCTGTCTAGATGCAGTGATGGATTTAATTGGTTGTGGCACTGGGAG cTTCTCCATCCGAAATTACAACTTCTCTGTGAGGTCGCTCATTCTGGCTGCTGTGTGTATTAGCATTGCTGTGGTCTGGGGCGTCTACAGGAATGAAGACAG ATGGATCTGGATCTTGCAGGACCTCCTTGGCATTGCTTTCTGCCTCAACTTCATGAAGACCATTTCACTGTCCAACTTCAAG ATCTGTGTGATTCTGCTGAGCCTCCTGCTTGTGTATGACGTCTTCTTCGTTTTCATCACTCCTTTCTTCACCAAG AATGGAGTTAGCATTATGGTGCAGGTTGCCCTGGGCCCGGATGCTTCAGGAGAAAAG ACGCAAGGTAACATGGTGGAGGTCCCTGCTGAACCCCAGGCTCCCTCTGAGAAA ctGCCGGTCGTCATGCGTGTCCCTCGGTTCACAGCGTGGGCTCAGAACCTGTGTGGGATGCAGTTCTCCATTCTGGGTTACGGAGATATCATTGTTCCAG GTCTCCTGGTTGCCTACTGCAGCAGATTTGATGTTTGGATCAACAGTCGCAAGAAGATCTACTTTGTCTGCTGCTGCATAG CCTATCTGCTGGGAATGATTGTCACATTTGCAGTGATGCTGCTGTCAGGGATGGGCCAGCCCGCACTACTCTACCTGGTGCCCTTCACCCTGATAACCTCCGCCGTGGTGGCTGGGTGCCGGGGAGAGATGAGGCAGTTCTGGGCGGGAACCACCTATGAGGTGAGAGGACCG GTCTTGGACTCGTCAAGGGAACCTTTGCTACCAG AGGGAAGAACTGACCGCTGCATAGGAGAAGAATGCTGA
- the zgc:123258 gene encoding signal peptide peptidase-like 2A isoform X3 translates to MERAVRFIFVSLVVFVSKISCQEAILHISNGNIDKEYCIVHNQSWTPLSQTLDAAFQFPLVNMTYTVLCDTSGVSPGVLKGKAVVVMRGDCEFSQKALVAQSLGATTLLIASKTLLITPSANDSEYSKIHIPLALMRDRDFLEAQKVFGEGMQAKLYAPPHSKIDPSIAVMLLIAIVTVALGGFWSGACERDRLNGAVAGGGGGESKADSGDIFLYSPLKVVIFVAMMCGMLVLMYFFYNVLVYVIIAIFCMASASALFSCLDAVMDLIGCGTGSFSIRNYNFSVRSLILAAVCISIAVVWGVYRNEDRWIWILQDLLGIAFCLNFMKTISLSNFKICVILLSLLLVYDVFFVFITPFFTKNGVSIMVQVALGPDASGEKLPVVMRVPRFTAWAQNLCGMQFSILGYGDIIVPGLLVAYCSRFDVWINSRKKIYFVCCCIAYLLGMIVTFAVMLLSGMGQPALLYLVPFTLITSAVVAGCRGEMRQFWAGTTYEVRGPVLDSSREPLLPEGRTDRCIGEEC, encoded by the exons ATGGAGAGAGCCGTCAGATTCATCTTCGTGTCGCTGGTTGTCTTTGTATCGAAG ATAAGCTGCCAAGAGGCGATCTTGCACATTTCAAATGGAAACATAGATAAGGAGTACTGTATCGTCCACAATCAGTCCTGGACCCCTCTGTCACAAACCCTTGATGCTGCT TTTCAGTTTCCACTGGTGAATATGACCTACACTGTCCTGTGTGACACCTCTGGGGTCAGTCCAGGTGTGCTAAAGGGCAAAGCGGTGGTTGTGATGAGGGGGGACTGTGAATTCAGCCAGAAAGCCCTGGTTGCTCAGAGCCTTGGAGCAACAACTCTGCTCATTGCCAGCAAAACATTATTG ATCACTCCATCAGCCAATGACTCAGAGTATTCAAAGATACATATTCCTCTGGCTCTCATGAGGGACAGGGACTTTCTTGAAGCACAGAAG GTGTTTGGTGAAGGGATGCAGGCGAAGCTTTATGCTCCACCTCACTCAAAGATTGATCCAAGCATTGCAGTCATGCTACTGATTGCCATCGTCACAGTCGCCTTGGGCGGCTTCTGGAGCGGAGCGTGTGAGAG gGACCGGTTGAATGGTGCTGttgcagggggaggagggggagagagcaAAGCAGACAGCGGAGATATTTTCCTGTACTCTCCTCTCAAAGTGGTCATCTTTGTTGCCATGATGTGTGGGATGCTGGTCCTCATGTACTTCTTCTACAACGTCCTTG TTTACGTCATTATTGCTATATTCTGCATGGCGTCTGCCTCTGCACTCTTCAGCTGTCTAGATGCAGTGATGGATTTAATTGGTTGTGGCACTGGGAG cTTCTCCATCCGAAATTACAACTTCTCTGTGAGGTCGCTCATTCTGGCTGCTGTGTGTATTAGCATTGCTGTGGTCTGGGGCGTCTACAGGAATGAAGACAG ATGGATCTGGATCTTGCAGGACCTCCTTGGCATTGCTTTCTGCCTCAACTTCATGAAGACCATTTCACTGTCCAACTTCAAG ATCTGTGTGATTCTGCTGAGCCTCCTGCTTGTGTATGACGTCTTCTTCGTTTTCATCACTCCTTTCTTCACCAAG AATGGAGTTAGCATTATGGTGCAGGTTGCCCTGGGCCCGGATGCTTCAGGAGAAAAG ctGCCGGTCGTCATGCGTGTCCCTCGGTTCACAGCGTGGGCTCAGAACCTGTGTGGGATGCAGTTCTCCATTCTGGGTTACGGAGATATCATTGTTCCAG GTCTCCTGGTTGCCTACTGCAGCAGATTTGATGTTTGGATCAACAGTCGCAAGAAGATCTACTTTGTCTGCTGCTGCATAG CCTATCTGCTGGGAATGATTGTCACATTTGCAGTGATGCTGCTGTCAGGGATGGGCCAGCCCGCACTACTCTACCTGGTGCCCTTCACCCTGATAACCTCCGCCGTGGTGGCTGGGTGCCGGGGAGAGATGAGGCAGTTCTGGGCGGGAACCACCTATGAGGTGAGAGGACCG GTCTTGGACTCGTCAAGGGAACCTTTGCTACCAG AGGGAAGAACTGACCGCTGCATAGGAGAAGAATGCTGA
- the LOC129100251 gene encoding putative gonadotropin-releasing hormone II receptor, with amino-acid sequence MNTTLCDSAAIMYHLTTDHQLNANCSSASSNWTAGDESLQLPTFSTAAKVRVIITCILCGISAFCNLAVLWAACSDGKRKSHVKVLIINLTVADLLVTFIVMPLDAVWNITVQWLAGDFACRLLMFLKLQAMYSCAFVTVVISLDRQSAILNPLAICKARKRNRVMLTVAWGMSVVLSVPQMFLFHNVTINLPEDFTQCTTRGSFVTHWHETAYNMFSFSCLFLLPLVIMITCYTRIFCEISKRLKKDNLPSNELHLRCSKNNIPRARMRTLKMSIVIVSSFIICWTPYYLLGLWYWFLPNDLEGKVSHSLTHILFIFGLVNACLDPLIYGLFTIHFRKGLRRFYCNATTVSDLDNNTVLTGSFTCAANSLTLKREVSPASHERFMLCSDNHSKEESTSPRSSFLTADNDAERDPNQSSPESII; translated from the exons ATGAACACCACTCTGTGTGACTCTGCGGCGATCATGTATCACCTGACAACAGACCACCAACTGAATGCCAACTGCTCCTCGGCCTCTTCTAACTGGACGGCGGGGGACGAATCCCTGCAGCTGCCAACATTCAGCACAGCAGCCAAAGTCAGAGTGATTATTACCTGCATCCTCTGTGGCATTTCGGCCTTTTGCAACCTAGCTGTGCTGTGGGCGGCATGCAGCGACGGGAAACGCAAATCCCACGTCAAGGTGCTGATAATCAACCTGACGGTTGCTGATCTGCTGGTCACCTTCATCGTGATGCCCCTGGACGCCGTGTGGAACATCACAGTCCAGTGGCTTGCTGGGGACTTTGCCTGCAGGCTTTTGATGTTTCTTAAGCTGCAGGCGATGTACTCATGCGCCTTTGTCACCGTGGTGATCAGTCTGGATAGGCAGTCAGCCATACTCAACCCGCTGGCTATCTGTAAAGCCAGAAAGAGGAACAGAGTGATGCTGACTGTGGCTTGGGGTATGAGCGTGGTGCTGTCAGTTCCTCAG ATGTTCCTCTTTCACAATGTGACCATCAACCTTCCCGAGGACTTCACTCAGTGTACCACACGTGGAAGTTTTGTAACTCACTGGCATGAAACGGCCTACAACATGTTCTCTTTTTCCTGCCTGTTCCTGCTGCCTCTGGTCATCATGATCACCTGCTACACAAGGATCTTCTGCGAGATCTCCAAACGACTGAAAAAGGACAACT TGCCCTCCAATGAATTGCATTTGCGTTGTTCGAAGAATAACATCCCCCGAGCCCGGATGAGAACTCTAAAAATGAGCATTGTGATCGTCTCGTCGTTCATTATCTGCTGGACTCCATACTATCTGCTGGGCCTGTGGTACTGGTTCCTCCCCAACGACCTGGAGGGGAAGGTCTCCCACTCACTGACCCACATCCTGTTCATCTTTGGGCTGGTCAACGCCTGCCTGGACCCACTCATCTACGGCCTGTTCACCATTCACTTCCGAAAGGGGCTCCGGAGGTTTTACTGTAACGCCACCACAGTGTCCGACCTGGACAACAACACGGTTCTAACTGGATCTTTCACTTGTGCCGCCAACTCTTTGACACTGAAAAGAGAGGTGAGCCCCGCCAGCCATGAGAGGTTCATGTTGTGCAGTGATAATCACAGCAAAGAAGAATCCACGTCACCAAGAAGCAGCTTCTTAACAGCGGACAATGACGCAGAGAGAGATCCAAACCAGTCCAGCCCTGAGAGCATCATATGA